The following DNA comes from Salvelinus sp. IW2-2015 linkage group LG1, ASM291031v2, whole genome shotgun sequence.
ttatattaagcaaactagacggcacaatttttttattttttaaattacggatagctaggggcacactcccaacactcagacaatttacacacaaagcatttgtgtttagtgagtccgcctgatcagagtcagtagagatgaccagggatgttctcttgataagtgtgtgaattgtacttttgagtgtcagggaaaatgtatgtagtagaAAGTACACATTTTTTCTTTAGGATTGTAGTAAGGTAAAAGTTATCAAATATAAAAATTGTAAAGTAAAatacagacaccccaaaaaacgacttaagtagtactttaaattatttttacttaagtactttacaccactggagagTAATAACGKCTCTTTATTTTTATCTGTGATGATTCGGCACATTTAGAAAAGGGGAACTATCAGACACAGATAAGAGACATATCTAGGTTATTATTACTATCCTATGATAATAGGAGGAGCTCCAATGATAATGGTCCCCTTTAAAACTAGTACCCCGTAGATAACATAGTAATTACATCGGGCATGGATTTCATACAGACACTTTTAAACAAAAAATGGATGACGTTACTAGTAGGCCTAATTGCGGAGTGCCCCTTTTGGATTATGGGGGTGACTAATTTCTCTCCATTTTACGTTCTCTTTTGTCTTCCTCTCACCTGTCTCCTGTTGTCTACACTTCAGCTATTTGTTGCTATAGCAGCATAATACACTGCGTCTAAATATCATGTTGCTTCGTGATTGTGGTGTTGCCTTAGTATTTGAAAAATATGCCATATAAGGGAAGGGTTATTTTGTGTAGGGCATTGAGGACATTGTGGAATTAAATATGACCCCTAGTCCTAGAGCCCTGGTCTAGTTAGTGTTAGAGAAACGACCTCCTCCTTTCCTTGTTaaaatcactgatctgacatgactAGGAAGTTGACTGCAAAGTAGTAGAAACCTTACTTTCACCCATCCCGCCATGTTAGGTCAGTGATTACTTCAAGTTCAGATTAGGCTTTTGTCAAAGTACTCACATGGCCACTGTCTAGAGCTGGGAGCACAGGAAGGGTGTGTGTGGCGCAGGCTGCTGGTTTGTCTAAAAGAGGAACCCGGCCGTGTCGCTCAGTGCAAAGAGGGGTCACGTGTAGGCAGGAGTAGAGAACCCCATGTACAGGAAATGGAAAGGAAAAGGAAAGGACCTGAGGAAACGGCTTCCCTCGCTCCTCGTTCAGACGGCCTCGCTCCTCGTTCAGACGGCCTCGCTCCCTCGCTTCTCGTTCAGACAGCCACACTGTATCTTTCTTCATCTCTTTACCAAGACTATTTGATACAGCGGTCTATTGCCATCAGCTGTTATACCTACATATTGTTGATGAAATGTTGCCTCTTTTTAAATGCTTTCTACAAATCTCTCATGATGGTTTAGGCTCTAGTTTCCTGTCTGCTTGGAAGTACCAAAGCCAGGTCTTCTGATGCTTGTTTCCTTCAAATCATCTCTTTCCTGATAGTTTGTCACTCCCCTCATCCCCAACCCTTGTGCTGCTCTGAACAGATTGTCTCAGGCGTATGTTATGTGATTCAGGTCATCTCTAGCAACACAGTTAAATGGTAATGAATCCCACCATGTCTCAGAACCATCTGTGTCTCAGAATGTGTTGATGAGAGAACAGATTTACCAATATCCAAAAATGTGTGAACTAGATAGGTTTCAATCACTCATTTCAGACCATCGGGGGTTCCTAGGACTTGGCTGTCATAGGGGCTGGGCGCTATAGTTTTCATTTCAAAAACAGAAGGGCGTTTGGACAGCATCACCCGTTTATTCACCGTACTAGAAGCACAGGCAGAAtgtaattttttaaaacatttttaagttGACCAAATTTCTGTCCAACCACCTTTTGtgtaagaaatacattttaaaaacaaaacaatgattaaTGTGTAGTTTGTCTCCCTCgtctgtttctttctcttctccttagATTCACTCTATTCACCAGCGGAGGAAGGTTTCTGGTCGGAGTAAAAACTTTGACCAGCTGGTGACCGAGCTGAAGACGGGTGTCCGGATCCGTGAGCGGGGGGCTCAGACCCAGGAGGGGAGTGGCTCAGGCCGGTCCCCCAGCCCAGAGGCCCACGGGGACCCCCTAGCACACCCCCACTGCAGGAGGCCCCTCACCAACAACCCTGCCTTCAGGTGGGGTACTAATGTTATCAGCTGTGGTCAAATCATAGTTAAGGTCTTGTGGTAGATGTGGACAAAATATGAATGTCTGTGTTCAGTCGGTCCAGGGCTTCTTCGGAGAGTGCTCCAGAGGAGGAAAAACCTCATCAGGAGGAGGGTAGCACCCAAGCCCCATCACCCCTCACCCATGGGCGCATTTCCAGCgatgagagcgagggagaggggccTGAGGAACAAATCGAATACCCCTCGTCCTCTTGGCACCCTAAACCAGCCGCGGTAAGATTACAGGATGTCAACAACTACTCCTAGTATTATTACTGCAGTATGTTTACCTTTTGACAGCTGTAGAACGCAGGGATGTTGCCAACACTGACAATGTTATCACTCCCCTAATTCCCCGTGCTCGGTCTCCTCTCTTCTACCTAGGGGTGTTCGTTTGGCAGTTATATGATKGGTCATGGTGTGTACACCTTTGACCGGCGGCTCCACCACCTTCGGTCGGCGCTCAATGCCATGGTGGAGCAGCACATCAGCGCACACCTCTGGAAGTAAGATTTCTTTCAATGTGTGTCCTGTGGGAGCTGTATACGAGGTCTACTGGTGTAACAGTTTGGCATAACAGCTACATAGTGCTCTTTTCCTGATTGTTTCCTCTCTGGACAAAGTATTGAATTGTAGTTTTCTGTCTGGATCTAATACAGATATATTTTCTCTCTGCAGAAAAATACCTCAAGCATCAGACCTCCAGTCCCAAAGTCCCTCAGCGAAGagcatctcttcctctccctcctcatccttctcttcctctctacatTCTAAAGTCAGGACAGGAAGCCACAGAACCACCCCGTCCCTCaggccttcctcctcttcctcccacggACCAGGGAGGGAGACACGCCTACAAATCGCCTCCCACTCCACAGCCATTAACCAATCAGAGAATTCCAGTGGCAGTGGCAGCCATATTGTAGCCCCTGCGCCCCCTCCTGTCCGCCAGGCAGGTCCAGGGCGGCCGCCAGGTCCCGGGAGGCCCAAGAACCCGGTGGGGCGACCCAGCAAGCAGCAACTGAGATTCAGAGAGGAGgaggcggcagcagcagcagcactccgTAAACGTGAAGCCCCATCACTGGAGGATGAGTACTCCGGCCCAGACAGGAACTCTATCATCCTACAGGACCGGGGACGGCCCCCCTCCACTTCCTCTAAGACCACCCCGCCCACTCCTCACAGCCAGACCAATGGTACTCTCTCCCCCAGCAGCAAACCCCGCCCCCAGCCATCCCCCTCGGAGCCCCATTCGCCAGCGGCAGCCTGGGCGTTTAAACGGACACATCCAACCTCTGGACACTCTTCCTCCCCACCCGACCCTCACAGCCGAGGTGGGGACTCAGGACTACACGGGAGGGGGGCGGCGGGGTACGAGCACAGGGGGCTGGGGAAGAAACGCAAGGGGGGCAGCAGTGAACCCTCGCCCCCCTCTAAACCGCACcgccttccctcctcccctcgctCCAATTTCTACCCCTGGAAGGACAGTAAGGGGGGGGCGCTGCCTGGTGGGTTGGAGAAGAAAATGGGCACACAGAAGGTGGGTTACTACTTAAGATTATATTAGGAATAtgttatgtacatacagtgcattctggaaagtattcaaacccttcactttttccacattttgttacattacagccttattctaaaattgattatatattatttttacctCAATCtccacactaccccataatgacaaagcaaaaacataatgacaaataaaaaaaactKaaattacatttaaataagtattcaaatctaattttgtcacatgccctgaatacaacaggtgtagaccttacagtgaaatgcttacttacaagctcttaaccaacaatgcagttaagaaaaataccttWaaaaaatgaaataaaagtaacaaataattaaagagcagcagtaaaataacaagagcgaggctatatacagggggtaccggaacagagtcaatgtgcgggggcaccgggtagtcgaggtaattatgtacatgtaggtacagaccctttactcagtactttgttgaagcacctttggcagtgattacagcatcgattcttcttgggtgttacgctacaagcttggcacacctgtatttggggagtttctcccattcgtctttacagatcctctcaagctctgtcaggttggctggggaaagccactgcacagctattttcaggtctctccagagatgttagatcgggttcaagtccgggctctggctgggccactcaaggacattccgagacttgtcccgaagctactcatGCATTgaggaattctagagctctgtcagagtgaccatcgtgttcttggtcacctccctgagcaaggcccttctccccggattgctcagattggctgggtggccagttctcggaagagtcttggtggttccaaacatctgccatttaagaatgatggaggccactgtgttcttggggaccttcaaagctacagacattttttggtacccttccccagatctgtgcctcgacacaatcctgtctcggagctctatggacaattccttctaactcatggcttggtttttgctctgacatgaactgtcaactatgggatgttatatagacaggtttgtgactttccaaatcatgtccaatcaattgaatttaccacaggtggactccactcaagttgtagaaacatctcaaggatgatcaatagaaatgggatgcacctgagctcaatttcgagtctaagcaaatggtctgaatacttatgtaattatgGTATTAAtgttacttttaatacatttgctaaaatgtctaaacctgtttttgctttgtcattattgggtgttgtgtgtagattcatcAGGAAAcaaattaatttaatccattttagaataaggccgtaatgtgggaaaagtcaaggggtctgaatactttctggatgCACTGTTTGGTACAAATGATATTGTATTTAATGTTGTCCAAGTATTTGTGACTATAAAGCAGCCATTTGACTGTAGTCTTCCTTTCTCCACAGCCAAAACTGCACCATTAAAAGTGCTTGCCTTACAAGCCACTATGAGGGAGACAGCCCTGTCTGCGTAGTCAGACATCACAGGActcgagatgtgtgtgtgtgtgtgtgtgtgtgtgactggctaTTCAACCCAATGTCGATGTGTGCAGGTGCATATGTCTATTGAAGCCTGTATGGGAATGAGTGTACAGGTGTATGTGGGAGAGAGTGCTTAAAGACCAATACAGTATGAGCTATGTGTTGTTCAGTTCCTGAGTCAGAtgtggaggtgtgtgtatgtttgtgagtTTGCAGATGTTGGTGAGTGTGTGCAGGACAAAGGGGACATGTGAATTTCTGTGTATGAATTTAGAAATACCTCAAGACCTTCTGGTTATGCTGCTAAATTAATATGTTGGTTTat
Coding sequences within:
- the atxn7l2a gene encoding ataxin-7-like protein 2a; translation: MMAVCERAVKVMAALERRVPSLDDFVGQSWSAWAERAGVTASEGSDGDDCSKNGKNAAEAMSLRKEDMSIFGHYPGQDDFYLVVCSHCGQVVKPQAFEKHCERRHGPLSKLYARLRPPPPAPQQRPRHSHSPSSTHATSSSSSWEGRGQGSGAPRAAPPSPSTPPQLRHTKPPKDVVRHSPLDKSPHSGHSESAVFKQPPPLEPPLSSPLPSLRDPPWPHGDTPPGRPSNSERTHTQRKEATSAPTLPAHLRGPRPYNKVASRRECDLDKHCGVLDPERKKVCTRLLTCNIHSIHQRRKVSGRSKNFDQLVTELKTGVRIRERGAQTQEGSGSGRSPSPEAHGDPLAHPHCRRPLTNNPAFSRSRASSESAPEEEKPHQEEGSTQAPSPLTHGRISSDESEGEGPEEQIEYPSSSWHPKPAAGCSFGSYMXGHGVYTFDRRLHHLRSALNAMVEQHISAHLWKKIPQASDLQSQSPSAKSISSSPSSSFSSSLHSKVRTGSHRTTPSLRPSSSSSHGPGRETRLQIASHSTAINQSENSSGSGSHIVAPAPPPVRQAGPGRPPGPGRPKNPVGRPSKQQLRFREEEAAAAAALRKREAPSLEDEYSGPDRNSIILQDRGRPPSTSSKTTPPTPHSQTNGTLSPSSKPRPQPSPSEPHSPAAAWAFKRTHPTSGHSSSPPDPHSRGGDSGLHGRGAAGYEHRGLGKKRKGGSSEPSPPSKPHRLPSSPRSNFYPWKDSKGGALPGGLEKKMGTQKPKLHH